CCCTGTACTGCTGATTAATCCGGGCATTTCCTGTATTACAGCATCAAGAATCGGATTTTCAAATGGTGTCATATAGAACGAGTAATGAATAGATTGTTTAGTGAAGCGCTGCGAGCTTTCGTATTGTGCAGAAATGAATACTTATCGGATCGGACGACTCTGCAAGCTTTAAATCTGTTTTTATAGTTTCAGGGTATTTTTGACTAATAATTTTGACCCACAGCAATGTGTTACCCAAACTATTAACGTCCGTAGCCGCAAGGCGCCTTAAAATAACGAAATGCAGGTGAAATCCAAATAAGCATTTGGTTATGCGGTCTGCCGGGCAATCCCTAACTTTGGGCTTTTTGAAAATTAACAAGCGCTTGTTATGGAAATATTACCGGTTGTTGCCGCTGTAGAACTCGAGTCAGCCTGGCTGCTAATTGGTTTTTTCGTTTTTGTTGCGGTGTGTGCAGCTGCAGCTATGCTCATCCTGCTCAAACAGCATAACTACGGGCTGCCGCCCAACTCAACCCAGGCCATCATGCTGGTTATGCTGCTGGTAACCATGCTGATATCCTTGCTCGTTGCAGCCGGACTTTACCGCCTCTCAAGTGAGCTGAGAGATCAGTCTCCCCCGCCTGCCATTGAATCCCCGCAGTCACACGCCCTGCCCGGGACTGAACCCCAGACAAGCACAAGCCTTACAGCGGAGACGGAATAGCGCAGTTGCCGCTGTGCATGATGAGACAAACCGACTGACCTCAGGATACTTCAATTTTATCAAGCTTAACCGGGCGGCAGAGGGTGTTTTTCTGAGAAGACGCGCGGGCACACTTTCGGCAGATATATGCGGGCTTAGCTGCAAGTTCAGCGAAAAAAGACAGGTTTTCGCGGATATACTTCTTGTCGTACTTACAGAATGCCTTATCAGACTTCATATGTATTTGACCTACCCTTGATGTGCAGTAAAACAATATTGATTAAAAACCCAAGCCTTCATCAGGACCCCGATGCAGCCCCGGGTATCATTTTATCATGCCTGATATAGAATTCAGGACTCTTCGCTTACAGAAGGATCCAGAGTTTGTGCACGTTCCATGAAAGCCGCGGCCTGCTCTGTACCACCCTGCCGCTCGTAGAGTTTTGCAGCTATGAAATGTGCTTCAGCTGAGGCGGGATACGCCTCCAAATATTCGGCAAGACGGGTTGAGGCCGTTTCAATATCATTTTCCTTCCAGGCTATGCGCAGTGCGTACATCAGCGCAACATGCGGCAGCTGATCCTGAAGCATATCTATATATTTGCGGCAGCGGGAAAAAATCTGATTGCGGTAATAAAAAGCCAGCAGTTCAACACCGAACCCGGGATCCGGCAGGCTACTCAGGAGCTCCTCAAGATCACGCATGAGCCCGCGGTTGTTTACGGCCATCAGGGCCCGGATAAAATTGCGCAGGTCGTAGTCCGTAACGTCCTGAAGGTTTTTGAGCTCAGTAGCAAGCCTGTCGGTCAGTAGTGCATTGATTTTTTCCTGGATTTTTTTGGATGGCTTAAGCGGGTCTACCGTTTCACCAAGCTGCCAAATTTGCTCAAGCGGATGCGCGTCGCTTAACTCCGGCACTTCTGCCTCTCCAATCCATTTCTGCGTAAAAACATCAAGACTTCTCAGGAACTCATCTGAGTACAGCGATACACCAAGTTGTCTTGTAAAGGTGCCGTATGCATGATTCACCAATACCCCGGTGGCTATAAGAATTTTGTGGCCTTCATCCAGCTTTCGGTAACACAAATCTGTCGTTTCGTACCAGGCAAAGTGAAACCGCTCATCAAAGCGATTCTCATCGGCTGCACGCATAGCAAGGCAGAATCCATCAACCCAATTTGTTTCCAAAACTTCTTCAGGGTTCTGTGCCACTGCCCTGACCTGCTCTTCCTGCATCGCATTTGTGGTTACCGGACCTGCAAGAGCTGCCTCCGGATTATGCTCAAGAATGGTACTCAGCTGCCGGACAACATCAGATTTAAAAGTGACATCCGCATGCATCACAACCACATAGTCACCTTCTGCGGCCTGAATGCCCTGATTTAGCGCATGTGATACCCCTTTATTGACCGTATTGGTAATGATGCGGACATGGAAAAAGTGATGTGCCTGCATCTCCTGCAGATATTCCCAGGTATCATCGAGGCAGGCATTATCTACAATGATGAGCTCCGTATCAGACGGATCGCAAAAGTTATGCAGACAGGTGACGAGGTCTTCGAAGGCTTGCATCGCAAAACCAGCAACAGGCACAACAATACTGTGCCTGAAATGGTCTGGCCGCTCATAAGGAGCTTCCGGCTCCTCCTTGGTTTCAGCACCTGTATCATGCTGAGCAGCGGTATCGGTATCGGCATAGGGCTCTGTTCCTGCGTCTTCTTCAAACGCTTTCGTTTCGGGATTAGCGGTTTCGGTTTCAGCGTCAGAATCTGTTTCGGCCGCTGATTCTTTCACTGCTTCCTGAGCGATCCCCGCTGGTTCAGGTAAGGTATCTGTTTCTTCACGGCCTGCTGCTTGCTCATCCACCGCAGGATCTTCATCATATCCAACTTCTGTCTCTTCATCGCCATCGTCATCTGCTGCTGTCGCTGTCTGAGGTTCGGGAATATGGCTGCCTGTGCCGTCTTCAGCACCGGATGTATGTTCTGTTTTAATCCCGCTTGTCTGATCGATATCTGATTCGGGTTCTGATTCAGCCGCATCAGTTGGAGCTTCGGTGCTGTTGCCAGTTGAATCACCGTTGTCAATTTCGGGCGCTGATTCCTTTTCATCCCGGGTCACATCCCGACCAATCATTTTGGACCGCTCAGAAGCTTCAATATATTTTTTGAGGCGTTTGAGCAACTCTACGGAAAGTCTGAGGCTATTCTGATGGCCCGGAAAGCGTTTCAGGATATCATCACACAGCTCAAGGGCCGCAGCAATGCGTCCGTCTGATTTCAGGGCTTCAGCCTTCTCGTAGAGCAAATCCGGATCTTCATTGCTGCCTACCCCCCTCACCTCAGAATCACTCAGCTGAGAGTGAAACATGATAAGCCGGGAATCCTGTGTAGTGAGGTCTGAATAAACTTCCTCATTATAAGACAACTGAAAAAACGTTGGGGCTTCGAGTGCTTTTGCGGAAACCCCTGCACGCATCAGCATTTCTGCAGAATGTCCGTTATGCAGAAACGGATTGAAAAACAAACGATCCGGGCGGATGCGATCCTTCCGGATTATATAGTTGATGGAGGCCGGGACCTTCTTTTTACTGGCATGCTTGATGGCAAGCTGCGTAGGATCGAGTGCAGGGTTGCTGGCCGGAAACGTGAATGCCGCCTGACTAAAAGACAACTCCCGCAGCAGAGAAGCAAAAACCTCTGTTTTTAGCGTGGAGTGCTTATCTACATAGTAAAAAGCTTTTGTGCTGCAGTCTTCAAGGGCGAGGTTGAGACACTGCCCAATACCACGCCGAAGGTCGTGCTTGTGGAAAATGATGTGATCGGATTCAGCCTGACCAATAAGTGACTCTATGACAAAGGGGGTGCCGTCTGTTGAGCCGTCATCATAAATCAAAATTTGCAAAGGCAGCACTGCCAAAGCTTCAAGAAACGGCTGGAGCAGGTGTTCCACCTCATGCTCCTGATTATAAAACACAAAAACACAGCAGCACTCAGGCTGCCCCTGCGCTGCTGACGTGCCTGAAGCTTTTGGATTCATGCTAAATATAGATCGTACTTTATCTTGGATACTCAGAGCAACAAACGTTTAGAGAGGTTAACATTCTGCTGACAAAACTGCCTCAGAAGATAGAAAGATTTTCATCAAGCCTTCAATACATAAATAGATCAGAAGGCTCCATGCTGTTTTGACGCTTTTTTTAACGAAAGCATTGTTTTTTATTCATTTTTTCAGCTAAAGGAATCCACCCCGTTTTTGGCATAAGCGGAATGTGTTATTTTAAATTGATTAATCCCGCTCAGGCTGTAAGCCTGCCACAAAATTCACTTTTCTTTATCTGACTATGACTGTACACAACTTTTTGAAAAATCGCTTTTTAG
This genomic stretch from Cyclonatronum proteinivorum harbors:
- a CDS encoding glycosyltransferase codes for the protein MNPKASGTSAAQGQPECCCVFVFYNQEHEVEHLLQPFLEALAVLPLQILIYDDGSTDGTPFVIESLIGQAESDHIIFHKHDLRRGIGQCLNLALEDCSTKAFYYVDKHSTLKTEVFASLLRELSFSQAAFTFPASNPALDPTQLAIKHASKKKVPASINYIIRKDRIRPDRLFFNPFLHNGHSAEMLMRAGVSAKALEAPTFFQLSYNEEVYSDLTTQDSRLIMFHSQLSDSEVRGVGSNEDPDLLYEKAEALKSDGRIAAALELCDDILKRFPGHQNSLRLSVELLKRLKKYIEASERSKMIGRDVTRDEKESAPEIDNGDSTGNSTEAPTDAAESEPESDIDQTSGIKTEHTSGAEDGTGSHIPEPQTATAADDDGDEETEVGYDEDPAVDEQAAGREETDTLPEPAGIAQEAVKESAAETDSDAETETANPETKAFEEDAGTEPYADTDTAAQHDTGAETKEEPEAPYERPDHFRHSIVVPVAGFAMQAFEDLVTCLHNFCDPSDTELIIVDNACLDDTWEYLQEMQAHHFFHVRIITNTVNKGVSHALNQGIQAAEGDYVVVMHADVTFKSDVVRQLSTILEHNPEAALAGPVTTNAMQEEQVRAVAQNPEEVLETNWVDGFCLAMRAADENRFDERFHFAWYETTDLCYRKLDEGHKILIATGVLVNHAYGTFTRQLGVSLYSDEFLRSLDVFTQKWIGEAEVPELSDAHPLEQIWQLGETVDPLKPSKKIQEKINALLTDRLATELKNLQDVTDYDLRNFIRALMAVNNRGLMRDLEELLSSLPDPGFGVELLAFYYRNQIFSRCRKYIDMLQDQLPHVALMYALRIAWKENDIETASTRLAEYLEAYPASAEAHFIAAKLYERQGGTEQAAAFMERAQTLDPSVSEES